From a region of the Chitinophaga caseinilytica genome:
- a CDS encoding ABC transporter ATP-binding protein, with translation MEHPVIELEGLTKYYGRQKVVDGLTLSIGRGEIFGLIGPNGAGKTTTILMMLGLSEPSAGKATVCGIDATRNPVAVKRKVGYMPDSVGFYDNLTALENLQLIGRLNGIAEQEIIGRAQQTMELVGLADVMHKKTGAYSRGMKQRLGLADILVRGPEVMILDEPTLGIDPGGIQEFLDLVRRLSRQQGLTVLLSSHHLHHMQQVCDRVGIFVEGKLRMEGDIASISGKLFGQEPCLVTVTSRESLTGQTSVEAALRDLEGIQDVTVEEHSIGISCSTEITPEIVQLLVGLGIGITGVQRKSYGLDDIYARFFDNQSNKHS, from the coding sequence ATGGAACATCCTGTAATTGAGCTGGAGGGGCTGACGAAGTACTACGGCCGGCAGAAGGTAGTAGACGGCCTTACGCTGTCGATCGGGCGGGGGGAGATCTTCGGCCTGATCGGCCCGAACGGCGCCGGTAAAACCACTACCATCCTTATGATGCTGGGATTGTCTGAACCCTCGGCAGGCAAAGCCACGGTATGCGGGATCGATGCCACGCGCAACCCGGTCGCGGTGAAGCGAAAAGTCGGCTACATGCCCGATAGCGTTGGTTTTTACGATAACCTCACGGCGCTGGAGAATCTGCAGCTCATCGGCCGCCTCAACGGGATCGCGGAGCAGGAGATCATTGGCCGGGCGCAGCAAACGATGGAGCTGGTAGGGCTGGCAGACGTGATGCACAAGAAAACCGGCGCCTATTCCCGCGGGATGAAGCAGCGGCTGGGCCTGGCAGACATTCTAGTGAGGGGGCCGGAGGTGATGATCCTCGACGAGCCCACCCTCGGCATCGATCCCGGCGGCATCCAGGAGTTCCTCGACTTGGTGCGCCGTCTCAGCCGGCAGCAGGGGCTCACGGTACTGCTTTCCTCTCATCACCTGCATCACATGCAACAAGTGTGCGACCGCGTCGGCATTTTCGTGGAAGGCAAGCTTCGCATGGAAGGCGACATCGCTTCCATTTCCGGGAAGCTGTTTGGCCAGGAGCCTTGCCTGGTAACGGTTACCTCGCGGGAAAGCCTGACCGGTCAGACTTCCGTGGAGGCGGCGTTGCGGGATCTGGAGGGCATCCAGGATGTTACCGTTGAGGAACATTCGATCGGCATTTCCTGCAGCACTGAAATAACGCCAGAAATCGTGCAGCTGCTGGTGGGCCTGGGGATCGGCATCACCGGCGTGCAGCGGAAATCGTACGGGCTCGACGATATCTACGCGCGTTTTTTCGATAATCAATCAAATAAACATTCCTGA
- a CDS encoding NEW3 domain-containing protein, translated as MAAFTVKVRAQTGKPKGRNTFTVRLMNLESSAKEPFRYSATLSNGSGRTQVYELGAMVPAGWSGVFRVDGSQVAGLRLDSGRIQEISVEITAAPAAKPGKYKVPVVAVGDNDTLRLELEAVVKGSYGLELSTPTGRLSDDITEGSGKRIEMTVKNTGTLPLEGLELSAQSPVSWSATFEPSKIERLEPGQTKTLIAVLTVPDKTIAGDYVTNFTAKNDAANATATFRMTVKTSLLSGWLGILVILLSLGIVYYLIRKYGRR; from the coding sequence ATGGCCGCTTTCACTGTTAAAGTCCGTGCGCAAACGGGCAAGCCTAAAGGCAGAAACACGTTCACCGTCCGCCTCATGAACCTGGAATCTTCCGCGAAAGAGCCTTTCCGGTACAGTGCTACGTTGAGTAACGGCAGCGGCCGTACGCAGGTCTATGAGCTCGGCGCCATGGTGCCGGCTGGCTGGTCGGGCGTTTTCCGCGTAGACGGCAGCCAGGTGGCGGGCCTGCGGCTCGATTCGGGGCGTATCCAGGAAATTTCCGTAGAGATCACTGCCGCCCCCGCCGCAAAACCCGGTAAGTACAAAGTGCCGGTCGTGGCCGTTGGCGACAACGACACGCTCCGGCTGGAGCTGGAAGCCGTCGTGAAAGGGAGCTACGGCCTGGAGCTTTCAACGCCTACGGGCCGGCTGAGCGACGATATCACCGAAGGCTCGGGGAAACGCATCGAAATGACGGTGAAAAACACCGGTACGCTGCCGCTCGAAGGCCTGGAGCTTTCTGCGCAGTCGCCTGTTAGTTGGAGCGCCACGTTTGAGCCTTCGAAGATCGAAAGGCTGGAGCCGGGACAGACCAAAACCCTCATCGCTGTACTCACCGTGCCGGATAAAACCATCGCCGGCGATTATGTGACGAATTTCACGGCTAAGAACGATGCGGCCAACGCTACCGCCACATTCCGGATGACGGTAAAAACCTCCCTGCTGTCGGGCTGGCTGGGCATCCTCGTAATCCTGCTGTCACTGGGCATCGTGTATTACCTGATTCGTAAATACGGAAGAAGATAA
- a CDS encoding class I SAM-dependent methyltransferase: MLHIDPDDHILEIGCGHGIAVSLIAPRLKTGSITAVDSSRAMIDKAQRKNEGLDADFIHQSFGETALGDQRYDKIFAFSVNIFLHDAEKELSLIRGYLAPLGALYVFHQPPPASGMEVVQGFADRITGELEKGGYTVRDVLFKKLAPSPCVCVISQPSPTP; encoded by the coding sequence ATGCTCCATATCGACCCAGATGACCATATCCTCGAGATCGGCTGCGGTCATGGCATCGCCGTGTCTTTGATCGCTCCCCGGCTGAAAACCGGTTCCATTACGGCGGTAGACAGTTCCCGCGCCATGATCGACAAGGCCCAGCGGAAAAACGAAGGGCTGGATGCCGATTTTATCCATCAATCATTCGGTGAAACGGCGCTGGGCGACCAGCGGTACGACAAAATTTTCGCCTTTAGCGTGAACATTTTCCTGCACGATGCGGAGAAGGAACTATCGCTGATCCGCGGGTACCTGGCGCCTTTGGGCGCCCTGTACGTGTTCCACCAGCCGCCGCCGGCATCGGGGATGGAAGTGGTGCAGGGTTTTGCCGACCGGATCACCGGCGAGCTGGAAAAAGGCGGGTACACGGTGCGCGACGTGCTGTTCAAGAAACTGGCGCCTTCCCCCTGCGTGTGCGTCATCTCACAGCCTTCCCCCACACCCTGA
- a CDS encoding DEAD/DEAH box helicase, whose product MKFEQYRISEELKRSLEDLGFKKPTDIQYKAIPSILKGDDVLAIAQTGTGKTAAFAIPVIQLMQQRHRSERTRGEVKCLVMVPTRELAIQIADVFKQLGKYTPVDILGVVGGVDMEAQVKKLKKGVDILIATPGRMFDLRAQGHLDLSHVQMLILDEADHMLDLGFIRDIRDVIKHIPRNHQTLFFSATIDEHIKDLAYSVVRNPIRIQISPEDPVSKNVSHAVAWVDMDDKRFFLERLVREFPENKILVFVRTKVRAERVVAAMERVGIKSLAMHGGKEQDDRLSVMAEFRKGDVKLLITTDVNARGIDIPNVDYVVNYDLPEDPESYVHRIGRTGRGVQKGQAISFCSKEEKPLLDAIQEYIGKPVREMTISKSDYDATIKFSEDVPNENVELLIQQHEAEMKAAKRKKKKK is encoded by the coding sequence ATGAAATTCGAACAATACCGCATCTCCGAAGAGCTGAAGCGCAGTCTGGAAGACCTGGGCTTCAAAAAGCCTACTGATATTCAATATAAAGCCATCCCGTCTATCCTCAAGGGAGACGATGTGCTGGCCATCGCCCAGACCGGCACGGGTAAAACCGCCGCGTTCGCCATTCCCGTCATCCAGCTCATGCAGCAGCGCCACCGTTCCGAGCGTACCCGCGGCGAAGTGAAATGCCTCGTGATGGTGCCCACCCGCGAACTGGCCATCCAGATCGCGGACGTGTTCAAGCAGCTCGGGAAATATACGCCGGTAGACATTCTCGGCGTTGTTGGCGGGGTAGACATGGAAGCGCAGGTCAAAAAACTGAAAAAGGGGGTGGATATCCTCATCGCTACGCCGGGGCGGATGTTCGACCTCCGCGCACAAGGCCACCTCGATCTTTCGCACGTCCAGATGCTGATCCTGGACGAGGCCGATCATATGCTCGACCTCGGTTTCATCCGCGATATCCGCGACGTTATCAAGCACATCCCCCGCAATCACCAGACGTTGTTCTTTTCCGCAACGATCGACGAGCACATCAAGGACCTTGCCTACTCGGTGGTCCGCAATCCCATCCGTATCCAGATCTCGCCAGAAGATCCCGTGTCCAAAAACGTGAGCCATGCCGTGGCCTGGGTGGATATGGACGATAAACGCTTTTTCCTCGAACGCCTCGTCCGCGAGTTCCCCGAAAATAAAATCCTCGTGTTCGTCCGCACCAAAGTGCGCGCAGAACGTGTTGTGGCGGCCATGGAGCGCGTCGGCATCAAAAGTCTCGCCATGCACGGCGGCAAGGAGCAGGACGACCGCCTGTCTGTCATGGCCGAATTCCGGAAAGGCGACGTCAAACTGCTCATTACCACAGACGTGAACGCCCGCGGGATCGATATTCCCAACGTCGACTATGTGGTGAATTACGACCTGCCCGAAGACCCCGAAAGCTACGTGCACCGTATCGGCCGTACGGGCCGCGGCGTCCAGAAAGGCCAGGCCATCAGCTTCTGCAGCAAGGAAGAAAAACCCCTGCTCGACGCCATCCAGGAATATATCGGCAAACCCGTCCGGGAAATGACCATTTCCAAATCCGACTACGACGCTACCATCAAATTCTCCGAAGACGTGCCCAACGAAAACGTGGAACTGCTTATCCAGCAACACGAAGCCGAAATGAAAGCCGCAAAAAGGAAAAAGAAAAAGAAGTAA
- a CDS encoding SusD/RagB family nutrient-binding outer membrane lipoprotein, producing MKKLTILSIISAAALFSASCKKDFADINTDPSVVTTPDVAALFAYSCESVENYQGTEWVWENLEQLLRFTQHLTTDPYELSNNVNSRYRVLYNNVLPNLVEIRRYTSGLPDRDRYRNVRAATYVLGILQALKTTDMNGSLPYTQAMQARYTGELRPAYDNQKALFDTWLQELSLAIDTLGQPGGNQIGFGQSDLYYANNWQHWAKLANSLKLRIAVRYEKADVNVTKRVFREVMTSAAGPIDTDESQFKYDRPTWNPIGNDIDYRSPRFGTSSIINFLKSTNDPRLPIYFTPNDLVGSFKDTLTKYSKTLPAFIDVNDPMVRWQGGPADWTTDPVKATWYKSTFDAGGNNKWRLIGFINKKFFAPRYGSNTTGRLLDYMVTRAETSFYIAELIQKGHGTGFDTKGSAEDWYKRGVESSLRTMNAIAVAAESTTGLSGDGNAQVAAYLNHPNVKFNGVNDLERIYIQEYLNFYRLANEAFTFCRRTGYPKNNSAFYPRNAWNEPIPRRYALDEPALGTNNENWLKAQQEQGFTPNDRTATTLAAQRLWFDKNSPAFGQGN from the coding sequence ATGAAAAAGTTAACGATCCTTTCCATCATATCGGCCGCCGCGCTTTTTTCCGCATCCTGCAAGAAGGATTTCGCGGACATCAACACCGATCCCAGCGTTGTGACCACGCCCGATGTGGCCGCGCTCTTCGCCTATTCCTGCGAGAGCGTGGAAAATTACCAGGGTACGGAATGGGTGTGGGAAAACCTGGAGCAGCTGCTGCGCTTCACCCAGCACCTTACCACAGACCCTTACGAACTGTCCAACAACGTCAACAGCCGCTACCGCGTGCTGTATAACAACGTGCTGCCCAACCTCGTGGAAATCCGCCGCTACACCAGCGGTCTGCCCGACAGGGACCGGTACCGCAACGTCCGCGCGGCCACCTACGTGCTGGGTATCCTTCAGGCGCTGAAAACGACGGACATGAACGGTTCCCTGCCGTATACCCAGGCCATGCAGGCGCGTTATACCGGCGAGCTTCGTCCGGCGTACGACAACCAGAAAGCCCTGTTCGACACCTGGCTCCAGGAGCTCTCCCTCGCCATCGACACCCTCGGCCAGCCCGGCGGCAACCAGATCGGGTTCGGGCAGTCGGACCTGTATTACGCCAATAACTGGCAGCATTGGGCCAAGCTCGCCAACTCGCTGAAGCTCCGCATCGCCGTGCGGTACGAAAAGGCCGACGTCAACGTCACCAAACGCGTGTTCCGCGAAGTGATGACCAGCGCCGCAGGGCCCATCGATACGGACGAGTCGCAGTTCAAATACGACCGCCCCACATGGAACCCCATCGGCAACGATATCGATTACCGCAGCCCGCGCTTCGGCACCTCGTCTATCATCAACTTCCTCAAATCCACCAACGATCCGCGTTTGCCCATTTATTTCACGCCGAACGACCTGGTAGGGAGCTTTAAGGACACGCTGACCAAATACAGCAAAACGTTGCCCGCGTTTATTGACGTGAACGACCCGATGGTCCGCTGGCAGGGCGGGCCCGCAGACTGGACCACCGACCCCGTGAAAGCCACCTGGTACAAATCCACCTTCGATGCCGGCGGCAATAACAAATGGCGGCTCATCGGTTTCATCAACAAGAAATTCTTCGCGCCGCGATACGGAAGTAATACCACAGGCCGCCTGCTCGATTATATGGTGACCCGCGCCGAAACGAGTTTCTACATCGCTGAACTGATCCAGAAAGGCCATGGGACGGGTTTTGACACGAAAGGTTCTGCGGAAGACTGGTACAAGCGCGGCGTGGAATCGTCGCTCCGCACCATGAACGCCATCGCAGTGGCCGCGGAAAGCACCACGGGGCTTTCGGGCGACGGGAACGCGCAGGTGGCCGCCTATCTCAATCATCCCAACGTGAAATTCAACGGGGTAAACGATCTGGAACGGATTTACATCCAGGAGTACCTGAATTTCTACCGCCTCGCCAACGAAGCGTTCACGTTCTGCCGCCGCACCGGGTATCCGAAAAACAATTCGGCCTTTTACCCCCGCAACGCCTGGAACGAGCCAATTCCGCGCCGTTACGCGCTGGATGAGCCCGCCCTCGGCACGAACAACGAAAACTGGCTGAAAGCGCAGCAGGAACAGGGCTTCACGCCCAACGACCGGACTGCTACCACGCTGGCGGCGCAACGCCTCTGGTTCGATAAGAACAGTCCGGCCTTTGGCCAGGGGAATTAA
- a CDS encoding YihY/virulence factor BrkB family protein — protein MEKPFIIRHGWELLKCAGNDFMEDKVLKLSASLAYSTVFSIAPMLIIILFFSDIFLGREALEGNLYGQLRDLVGASAASQIQDVVANSYLSPDVGWSTIIGFATLIVGATGVFTEIQDSINLIWRLKTKPRKGRGLLKILLTRLLSFSLVASLGFVLVVSLVLHGLIEVLMDRLTTLFPDVTVVAVYIVNLLFTFIVISALFAVIFKVLPDAKVKWRHVWVGAMVTALLFMIGKSGIGLYLGSSKIGTTYGAAGSLVILLIWVYYSSAILYFGAEFTRQYVQKKGERIFPNDYAVWVEQVEMETKGQMIEKKGTETITPP, from the coding sequence ATGGAAAAACCCTTCATCATCCGGCACGGCTGGGAATTGCTCAAATGCGCCGGGAACGATTTTATGGAAGATAAAGTATTGAAACTGAGCGCCTCGCTGGCGTATTCCACCGTATTTTCCATTGCCCCGATGTTGATCATCATCCTGTTTTTCAGTGATATTTTCCTGGGACGGGAGGCGCTGGAAGGCAATCTCTACGGCCAGTTGCGCGATCTGGTGGGCGCTTCGGCGGCTTCGCAGATACAGGACGTGGTGGCCAATTCCTACCTTTCGCCGGACGTAGGCTGGTCTACCATCATCGGCTTCGCGACGCTGATCGTAGGCGCCACCGGCGTTTTCACGGAAATCCAGGACTCGATCAACCTCATCTGGCGCTTGAAAACCAAGCCGCGGAAAGGGCGTGGACTGTTGAAAATCCTCCTCACACGGTTGCTTTCCTTCTCACTGGTGGCCAGCCTGGGATTTGTGCTGGTAGTGTCGCTCGTGTTGCATGGCCTCATCGAGGTGCTGATGGATCGGCTCACCACACTTTTCCCCGACGTAACGGTTGTGGCCGTATACATTGTCAACCTACTATTCACTTTCATCGTGATTTCCGCGCTTTTTGCGGTTATTTTCAAGGTTTTGCCGGATGCGAAGGTGAAATGGCGGCATGTGTGGGTGGGCGCGATGGTGACGGCATTGCTGTTTATGATCGGGAAAAGCGGCATCGGGCTGTACCTGGGCTCCAGCAAGATCGGGACTACGTATGGCGCCGCGGGGTCGCTGGTGATTTTGCTGATTTGGGTGTACTATTCTTCCGCGATCCTGTATTTCGGGGCGGAATTCACCCGGCAATACGTGCAAAAGAAGGGCGAACGGATCTTCCCGAACGATTATGCGGTGTGGGTGGAACAGGTGGAAATGGAAACCAAAGGCCAGATGATCGAAAAGAAAGGTACGGAAACCATCACACCACCCTGA
- a CDS encoding 5' nucleotidase, NT5C type, translating to MAKKRIAIDMDGVMADLNQHYCDWYFERTGERVTKEQLNGVPETTGFPQEGIVHHFLHTPGFFRTAPVMEGSQRVILELMEHYEVFIVSAAVEFPQSLVEKIDWLKEHFPFISWKNVVFCGLKTIVKADYMIDDYDKNLRYFEGERLLFTAPHNVNYQDYKRYDTWAEVAKFFAAERAPVAQQLA from the coding sequence ATGGCAAAGAAACGTATCGCAATCGACATGGATGGAGTAATGGCGGACCTGAACCAGCATTATTGCGACTGGTACTTCGAGCGCACGGGCGAGCGGGTAACCAAGGAGCAGCTGAACGGGGTGCCGGAAACGACGGGTTTCCCGCAGGAAGGGATTGTGCATCATTTCCTCCATACCCCCGGTTTTTTCCGCACGGCGCCCGTTATGGAAGGCAGCCAGCGCGTGATCCTGGAATTGATGGAACATTACGAAGTGTTCATCGTTTCGGCGGCGGTGGAATTCCCGCAGTCGCTCGTAGAGAAGATCGACTGGCTGAAAGAACATTTCCCCTTCATCAGCTGGAAAAACGTCGTATTCTGCGGCCTTAAGACCATCGTGAAAGCCGATTACATGATCGACGATTACGATAAAAACCTCCGCTACTTCGAAGGCGAGCGCCTCCTTTTTACCGCTCCCCACAACGTCAATTACCAGGACTACAAGCGCTACGATACCTGGGCCGAAGTGGCGAAGTTTTTCGCTGCGGAACGCGCGCCCGTAGCCCAACAACTCGCTTAA
- a CDS encoding ABC transporter permease: MANIFAWLDRSAARVAPIATPFQVIVRKEVGDYIRSWRFYIMLALILLTFVGALYISLGNIKQAVTNFSDPDHTFVYLKLLTSTDNTLPAFHVLMSFLGPLLGISLGFDAINAERNNGTLVRLVAQPLYRDNLLLAKFYAALLVVGVLFLSLVLSMVGGGMLLTGVRPEGAEWLRILAFVMLNIVYVGFWLSLSICLSVLFRHAATSALTAIGIWLFFTVFYQIIVNMVMGALVPDPRFLSEAGAISFNNMFLSLLRVAPSQMYSDAATTLLMPSVRSLGPLTMEQMAGAIPAPLSFRESLMIVWPQVTGLIAATMACFALSYFLFMRREIRS; this comes from the coding sequence ATGGCAAATATTTTCGCATGGCTTGATCGCAGCGCCGCGCGGGTGGCGCCCATTGCCACGCCGTTCCAGGTGATCGTAAGGAAGGAAGTGGGCGATTATATCCGTAGCTGGCGGTTTTACATTATGCTGGCGCTGATCCTGCTCACGTTCGTTGGCGCCCTTTACATTTCGCTTGGCAACATCAAACAGGCGGTCACCAACTTCAGCGACCCCGACCATACATTCGTATACCTCAAGCTGTTGACTTCTACAGACAATACATTGCCGGCATTCCATGTGCTCATGAGCTTCCTGGGCCCGCTGTTGGGCATTTCCCTGGGTTTCGACGCCATCAACGCCGAGCGTAACAATGGCACGCTGGTGCGCCTGGTAGCGCAGCCCTTGTATCGCGACAACCTGCTGCTGGCGAAGTTTTATGCGGCACTGCTCGTAGTGGGCGTGCTGTTCTTGTCCCTGGTTTTATCGATGGTGGGTGGCGGCATGCTGCTGACGGGCGTAAGGCCCGAAGGGGCGGAGTGGTTGCGGATACTGGCGTTCGTAATGCTCAATATCGTGTATGTAGGCTTCTGGCTCAGCCTATCGATATGCCTGTCTGTTTTATTCCGGCATGCTGCTACATCGGCGCTCACGGCCATCGGTATCTGGCTGTTTTTCACGGTGTTCTACCAGATCATCGTGAACATGGTGATGGGGGCGCTGGTGCCGGACCCGCGGTTTCTGTCGGAAGCGGGGGCCATATCTTTCAACAATATGTTCCTGTCGCTGTTGCGCGTGGCGCCCAGCCAGATGTACAGCGATGCGGCCACCACATTGCTCATGCCTTCCGTAAGAAGCCTCGGCCCGTTGACGATGGAGCAGATGGCCGGTGCGATCCCTGCGCCATTATCGTTCCGGGAGAGCCTCATGATCGTCTGGCCGCAGGTAACTGGTCTCATCGCCGCCACCATGGCTTGTTTTGCTCTGTCTTATTTCCTGTTTATGCGAAGGGAGATCAGAAGCTGA
- a CDS encoding DeoR/GlpR family DNA-binding transcription regulator, with protein MLKEERLDYILKKLKADRKVLQTELSTDLQVSEDTVRRDLESLAQSGLLIKVRGGAIPHSPNPYSFKERTLFHSDDKLLMAQKALALLHNGQTVILDGGTSTLSLVKIFPPELQLTVITNSVPIAAQLIEHPKTQVILTGGRVNKNAQTAGGQETMRMLRRVRADLCFLGVCSLHPILGVTGMNMEEAEVKTTMVECASHVVALATGDKMGTAEPYKVCNITDLDTIITDNAELEFLEAYREQGIRVV; from the coding sequence ATGTTGAAAGAAGAAAGGCTGGATTACATCCTGAAAAAGCTCAAAGCCGACCGGAAAGTGCTGCAAACTGAGCTGAGCACGGATTTGCAGGTGTCGGAGGATACGGTCCGCCGCGACCTGGAGTCCCTCGCCCAGAGCGGGCTGCTCATCAAGGTGCGGGGCGGTGCGATTCCCCATTCGCCTAATCCCTATTCTTTCAAGGAGCGGACGCTTTTCCATTCAGACGACAAGCTGCTCATGGCCCAAAAAGCCCTGGCCCTCCTGCACAACGGGCAAACCGTCATCCTCGACGGCGGCACGTCTACCCTCTCGCTCGTCAAGATATTCCCGCCGGAACTGCAATTGACCGTCATCACCAACAGCGTTCCCATCGCGGCGCAACTGATCGAGCATCCCAAAACGCAGGTCATTTTAACCGGCGGGCGGGTCAATAAAAACGCGCAGACAGCAGGCGGACAGGAAACCATGCGCATGCTGCGCCGCGTCCGGGCCGACCTTTGTTTCCTCGGTGTTTGCAGCCTCCACCCCATCCTCGGCGTAACGGGCATGAACATGGAAGAGGCGGAAGTGAAAACCACGATGGTAGAGTGCGCCAGCCATGTGGTGGCGCTGGCTACCGGCGACAAAATGGGCACGGCGGAACCGTATAAAGTTTGCAACATCACCGACCTGGATACCATTATTACTGACAATGCCGAACTTGAATTCCTGGAAGCTTACCGGGAGCAGGGCATCAGGGTGGTGTGA
- a CDS encoding DUF1080 domain-containing protein, translated as MKKLWIGLLACITLTASSPATAPGDGEWMSLFNGKNLKNWIVKIHHHPVGKNYGNTFRVKDGVIQVRYDQYGGNFNEQYGHLYYKTPFSHYHLQLEYRFRDPWEKTAPSYTILNSGLMFHSQDPRTMPVEQDWPISVEMQFLAGLGDGQPRPTGNMCSPGTNIVYEGKFDTRHCIDSKSKTYGKDEWVKAELIVYGDSLIQHVINGDTVLQYSKPSIGGGVANRYDPKQKIDGKALTSGFVALQSEGQPIDFRNIRIKKLPGNK; from the coding sequence ATGAAAAAACTCTGGATCGGCCTCCTGGCCTGCATCACGCTTACCGCTTCGTCTCCCGCTACTGCGCCCGGCGACGGCGAATGGATGTCGCTGTTCAACGGCAAAAACCTGAAAAACTGGATCGTCAAAATCCACCACCACCCTGTCGGCAAGAATTACGGGAATACTTTCCGTGTGAAAGACGGAGTCATCCAGGTGCGGTACGACCAGTACGGCGGGAATTTCAACGAACAATACGGCCATCTGTATTATAAAACGCCGTTTTCCCATTACCACCTGCAGCTGGAGTATCGCTTCCGCGACCCCTGGGAAAAAACGGCGCCTTCCTACACCATCCTCAACAGCGGATTGATGTTCCATTCGCAGGACCCGCGTACCATGCCTGTGGAGCAGGACTGGCCCATTTCGGTGGAAATGCAGTTCCTGGCGGGATTGGGCGACGGGCAGCCGCGGCCTACGGGCAACATGTGCTCGCCCGGTACCAATATCGTTTATGAAGGCAAGTTCGATACGCGGCACTGCATCGATTCCAAGTCAAAAACTTACGGGAAAGACGAATGGGTGAAAGCGGAACTGATCGTGTACGGCGATTCCCTCATCCAGCACGTCATCAACGGCGATACGGTGCTGCAATACAGCAAGCCTTCCATCGGCGGCGGTGTGGCCAACCGGTACGATCCCAAACAAAAGATAGACGGGAAAGCCCTCACGTCCGGGTTCGTGGCCCTTCAAAGCGAAGGCCAGCCGATCGATTTCCGGAACATCCGCATCAAAAAACTGCCGGGCAACAAATAG